Proteins found in one Promicromonospora sukumoe genomic segment:
- a CDS encoding ribonuclease HII has product MRKVPTLRQERALLASGARLVAGMDEVGRGALAGPVSVGVVVVDATTRTGPKGVADSKLLTPGAREAIAPAVRRWAVAWGVGHAGPAEIDELGIIAALRTAGRRALAQVRQVCGDVDVVVLDGKHNWLSTPALDLFAAADAPEDDVPEPAVRTLIKADMTCTSVAAASVLAKVERDAILVELAQRHPQYAWDQNKGYSAKAHMDALGLHGPTPQHRRSWNLPGTAASVG; this is encoded by the coding sequence GTGCGCAAGGTGCCCACGCTGCGGCAGGAGAGGGCGCTCCTCGCCTCGGGCGCCCGCCTCGTGGCGGGCATGGACGAGGTGGGGCGCGGTGCCCTGGCCGGGCCCGTCAGCGTAGGCGTCGTGGTGGTCGACGCCACGACGCGCACCGGGCCCAAGGGCGTCGCCGACTCGAAGCTGCTCACGCCCGGCGCGCGCGAGGCGATCGCGCCCGCCGTGCGGCGCTGGGCGGTCGCGTGGGGAGTGGGGCACGCGGGTCCCGCCGAGATCGACGAGCTCGGCATCATCGCCGCGCTCCGGACGGCCGGGCGCCGGGCGCTCGCCCAGGTGCGGCAGGTGTGCGGCGACGTCGACGTCGTCGTGCTGGACGGCAAGCACAACTGGCTCTCCACGCCCGCGCTGGACCTGTTCGCCGCGGCGGACGCTCCTGAGGACGACGTGCCGGAGCCCGCCGTGCGGACGCTGATCAAGGCCGACATGACCTGCACGTCCGTGGCGGCCGCCAGCGTGCTGGCCAAGGTGGAGCGGGACGCGATCCTCGTCGAGCTCGCGCAGCGGCACCCCCAGTACGCCTGGGACCAGAACAAGGGCTACAGCGCGAAGGCGCACATGGACGCCCTCGGCCTGCACGGGCCGACACCACAGCACCGCCGGTCCTGGAACCTGCCCGGAACTGCGGCGTCGGTGGGATGA
- a CDS encoding tyrosine recombinase XerC produces the protein MDLTDLSGLPRLPEQLSDAVSRFASYLHAQRGHSAHTRRAYVADVTDLLRYAMRHGSTSLDEIDLTLLRGWLASQSDRGLARSTLARRGASARAFLRWAHRTGLVPVDPSARLASPKVPRTLPTVLDVDAASRLLDGARAAADEVDEAARPAALRSWVAAELLYGAGIRVGELVSVDVGHVDARDRLVRVLGKGGKERVVPFGIPAARAVDAWLADGRPAFMTAATGDAFLVGERGGRWGQRQVREAVHRLAAQAGVDDVAPHALRHSAATHLLQGGSDLRAVQEVLGHANLATTQRYTHVDAERLRSVYAQAFPRA, from the coding sequence GTGGACCTTACCGACCTGTCCGGCTTGCCTCGGCTGCCCGAGCAGTTGTCCGACGCCGTGTCCCGCTTCGCCAGCTATCTCCACGCGCAGCGCGGGCACTCCGCCCACACGCGGCGTGCCTACGTGGCGGACGTGACCGACCTGCTGCGGTACGCGATGCGGCACGGGAGCACGAGCCTCGACGAGATCGACCTGACGCTGCTGCGCGGGTGGCTCGCGTCCCAGTCCGACCGCGGGCTCGCGCGCTCCACGCTCGCCCGCCGCGGCGCCTCGGCCCGGGCCTTCCTGCGCTGGGCGCACCGCACCGGTCTGGTCCCCGTGGACCCCTCGGCACGCCTCGCGAGCCCGAAGGTGCCGCGCACCCTGCCCACGGTGCTCGACGTCGACGCCGCCAGCCGGCTGCTCGACGGCGCCCGGGCCGCCGCGGACGAGGTGGACGAGGCCGCCCGTCCGGCGGCCCTGCGGTCCTGGGTCGCCGCGGAGCTGCTGTACGGCGCGGGCATCCGCGTGGGCGAGCTGGTGTCGGTCGACGTGGGGCACGTGGACGCGCGGGACCGGCTCGTCCGGGTGCTCGGCAAGGGCGGCAAGGAGCGGGTCGTCCCGTTCGGCATCCCGGCCGCACGGGCGGTCGACGCCTGGCTGGCCGACGGCCGCCCCGCGTTCATGACCGCCGCCACCGGCGACGCCTTCCTCGTGGGGGAGCGCGGCGGCCGCTGGGGCCAGCGCCAGGTGCGCGAGGCCGTGCACCGGCTCGCCGCCCAGGCCGGCGTCGACGACGTCGCACCCCACGCGCTGCGCCACTCGGCCGCGACGCACCTGCTCCAGGGCGGCTCCGACCTGCGCGCCGTGCAGGAGGTGCTCGGCCACGCCAACCTCGCGACCACCCAGCGCTACACCCACGTGGACGCCGAGCGGCTGCGCAGCGTCTACGCCCAGGCCTTCCCGCGCGCCTGA
- the rpsB gene encoding 30S ribosomal protein S2: protein MAVVSMRQLLESGVHFGHQTRRWNPKMKRFIFTERNGIYIVDLQQSLHFIDSAYDFVKETVAHGGSILFVGTKKQAQEPVAEQAARVGMPYVNHRWLGGMLTNFTTVHKRLQRLKELEEIDFDDVAASGLTKKELLVLRREKDKLARTLGGIRDMAKVPSAVWIVDTNKEHLAVDEARKLGIPVVAILDTNCDPDMVDYAIPGNDDAIRSVTLLTRVIADAAAEGLMQRHSGGSKTGAEAEAAAEPLAEWERELLAGDTTEGTVETPAATAEGTVDEAAAEAAAAATPAAPAEVVEAVEAAEAAPAAAPEEAAVEAAPEADTEK, encoded by the coding sequence ATGGCCGTCGTGTCCATGCGCCAGCTCCTCGAGAGCGGTGTCCACTTCGGACACCAGACCCGCCGTTGGAACCCGAAGATGAAGCGCTTCATCTTCACGGAGCGCAACGGCATCTACATCGTCGACCTGCAGCAGTCGCTGCACTTCATCGACAGCGCCTACGACTTCGTCAAGGAGACGGTCGCCCACGGCGGCTCGATCCTGTTCGTCGGCACCAAGAAGCAGGCCCAGGAGCCGGTGGCCGAGCAGGCCGCGCGCGTCGGCATGCCCTACGTGAACCACCGCTGGCTCGGTGGCATGCTCACCAACTTCACCACGGTGCACAAGCGTCTCCAGCGCCTCAAGGAGCTCGAGGAGATCGACTTCGACGACGTGGCCGCCTCGGGCCTCACGAAGAAGGAGCTCCTGGTGCTGCGCCGCGAGAAGGACAAGCTCGCGCGCACCCTCGGCGGTATCCGTGACATGGCCAAGGTTCCCTCGGCCGTCTGGATCGTCGACACCAACAAGGAGCACCTCGCGGTGGACGAGGCCCGCAAGCTGGGCATCCCCGTCGTGGCGATCCTCGACACCAACTGCGACCCCGACATGGTCGACTACGCGATCCCGGGCAACGACGACGCGATCCGTTCCGTCACGCTGCTCACCCGCGTGATCGCGGACGCCGCCGCCGAGGGCCTCATGCAGCGCCACTCGGGTGGCAGCAAGACCGGTGCCGAGGCCGAGGCCGCCGCCGAGCCGCTGGCCGAGTGGGAGCGCGAGCTCCTGGCCGGTGACACCACCGAGGGCACGGTCGAGACCCCGGCCGCGACCGCCGAGGGCACCGTCGACGAGGCGGCCGCCGAGGCCGCTGCCGCCGCCACCCCGGCCGCTCCGGCCGAGGTCGTGGAGGCCGTCGAGGCCGCCGAGGCCGCTCCGGCCGCCGCCCCCGAGGAGGCCGCCGTCGAGGCTGCCCCCGAGGCCGACACCGAGAAGTGA
- the dprA gene encoding DNA-processing protein DprA — MAEPLFELPRARLRFDREDPVLARAAWSRIAEPGDPVAGALVEHLGPVDALDWLLDAARAPDRAGAVLQRIGGLPALVQSAAGHAEAPGRVRGAAAEGPSASGSRAAELVVAAVGRWAPRLERLDPEGELAVLGRYGGTFLTPDHPGWPTTFAGLGATAPLSLWVRGDPDLARLAARSVSLVGSRACTGYGVRVTRDLACGLADRGFTVVSGGAAGIDAEAHRGALVSGVSTVAFLAGGVDRLYPASSTELLLRTVSQGAVVSEVPPGSVPGKQRFLKRNRLIAAFTAGTVVVEAALRSGALSTANHATSLLRPLGAVPGPVTSMASSGCHELLRRGAAVCVTDAAEAAELVGDLGETAPARQGETRPGDDLDPTGKAVLDALPVRKPAHERSVARTAGLALADTTGALGLLELMGLAEQKDGGWRRR; from the coding sequence ATGGCTGAGCCGCTCTTCGAGCTGCCCCGTGCGCGGCTCCGGTTCGACCGGGAAGACCCCGTGCTGGCACGGGCCGCGTGGAGCCGGATCGCCGAGCCCGGGGACCCGGTGGCCGGAGCGCTGGTCGAGCACCTCGGTCCTGTCGACGCGCTCGACTGGCTGCTCGACGCCGCCCGCGCGCCCGACCGGGCCGGTGCCGTGCTGCAGCGCATCGGCGGGCTGCCGGCGCTCGTCCAGAGTGCGGCCGGTCACGCCGAGGCCCCGGGGCGTGTGCGCGGGGCGGCCGCCGAGGGGCCGTCGGCGTCCGGTTCGCGGGCCGCGGAGCTGGTCGTCGCCGCGGTGGGGCGCTGGGCGCCCCGGCTCGAAAGGCTGGACCCCGAGGGCGAGCTCGCCGTGCTCGGCCGGTACGGCGGCACCTTCCTGACCCCCGACCACCCCGGCTGGCCGACGACGTTCGCCGGGCTCGGCGCCACCGCACCCCTGTCGCTGTGGGTGCGGGGCGACCCGGACCTGGCCCGGCTGGCGGCCCGCTCCGTCTCGCTGGTGGGCTCGCGCGCCTGCACCGGCTACGGCGTCCGCGTGACGCGGGACCTGGCGTGCGGCCTGGCCGACCGGGGGTTCACGGTGGTCTCCGGCGGCGCGGCCGGGATCGACGCGGAGGCGCACCGGGGAGCACTCGTCTCCGGGGTGTCGACCGTGGCCTTCCTGGCCGGTGGCGTCGACCGGCTCTATCCCGCGAGCAGCACCGAGCTGCTGCTGCGCACTGTCTCGCAGGGCGCCGTGGTCAGCGAGGTACCACCGGGTTCGGTGCCCGGCAAGCAGCGGTTCCTCAAGCGCAACCGGCTGATCGCCGCGTTCACGGCGGGCACCGTGGTGGTCGAGGCGGCGCTCCGCTCCGGGGCGCTGTCCACGGCCAACCACGCGACCTCTCTGCTGCGTCCGCTGGGGGCGGTGCCGGGTCCGGTCACGTCGATGGCGTCCAGCGGCTGCCACGAGCTCCTGCGGCGAGGCGCCGCGGTCTGCGTCACGGACGCCGCCGAGGCCGCCGAGCTGGTCGGCGACCTCGGCGAGACAGCGCCCGCGCGGCAGGGCGAGACGCGGCCCGGCGACGACCTCGACCCGACCGGGAAGGCGGTGCTCGACGCCCTGCCCGTGCGCAAGCCGGCACACGAACGCTCGGTCGCGCGCACCGCCGGGCTGGCGCTCGCCGACACGACGGGTGCGCTCGGGCTGCTGGAGCTCATGGGGCTGGCCGAGCAGAAGGACGGGGGCTGGCGGAGGCGGTGA
- a CDS encoding DUF2469 domain-containing protein has product MSAEDLENYETEMELALYREYRDVVGLFAYVVETERRFYLANQVDLQVRSAAGEVYFELRLADAWVWDVYRSARFVKSVRVVTFKDVNVEELAKAELAL; this is encoded by the coding sequence GTGAGCGCTGAAGACCTCGAGAACTACGAGACGGAGATGGAGCTAGCGCTCTATCGCGAGTACCGCGACGTCGTGGGCCTGTTCGCCTATGTGGTCGAGACCGAACGCCGGTTCTACCTGGCCAACCAGGTCGACCTGCAGGTCCGGTCCGCGGCGGGTGAGGTGTACTTCGAGCTGCGGCTCGCCGATGCCTGGGTGTGGGACGTCTACCGCTCCGCGCGGTTCGTGAAGTCGGTGCGCGTGGTGACGTTCAAGGACGTGAACGTCGAGGAGCTGGCCAAGGCCGAGCTCGCTCTCTGA
- a CDS encoding quinone oxidoreductase family protein, with translation MMRAVQVTEFGGPEMLRPVEVPEPTPGPGQVLIDVSRIGVNYADTHQIENSYQTPTTLPFVPGSEVVGRTPDGRRVAALTGGGGYAERAVADAAMTFPVPDDIDDLTALSMLVQGTTAWVLLRKNAHLEPGESVVVHAAAGGVGTIAVQLAKAWGAGRVVATASTPEKRELALDLGADVAVDSRADDMTATLIEANGGRVDIVLDMVGGTTTDQSVAALAPFGRLVFYGMAGREQPKPVELRNLLGHSSTVAGMWLPHVFRLPGNLYARALTDLFDLARSGAIRVVAGGEYPLSDARGAHEALRSRGTVGKLLLDPTA, from the coding sequence ATGATGCGTGCCGTACAGGTGACCGAGTTCGGTGGACCGGAGATGCTCAGGCCCGTCGAGGTGCCGGAGCCGACGCCGGGACCGGGGCAGGTGCTGATCGATGTGTCGCGCATCGGCGTGAACTACGCCGACACGCACCAGATCGAGAACTCCTACCAGACGCCGACCACGCTGCCGTTCGTCCCGGGCAGCGAGGTGGTCGGGCGCACGCCGGACGGACGCCGGGTCGCCGCGCTGACCGGCGGGGGCGGGTACGCCGAGCGCGCGGTCGCAGACGCCGCGATGACCTTCCCCGTCCCCGACGACATCGACGACCTCACCGCGCTGTCGATGCTGGTGCAGGGCACGACGGCGTGGGTGCTGCTGCGCAAGAACGCGCACCTCGAACCGGGTGAGTCCGTGGTCGTGCACGCGGCCGCGGGCGGCGTCGGCACCATCGCGGTGCAGCTCGCCAAGGCCTGGGGCGCCGGCCGGGTCGTCGCGACGGCGAGCACCCCCGAGAAGCGCGAGCTGGCCCTCGACCTCGGCGCGGACGTCGCCGTGGACTCTCGCGCGGACGACATGACGGCGACCCTGATCGAGGCCAACGGCGGCCGCGTCGACATCGTGCTCGACATGGTCGGCGGCACCACGACCGACCAGAGCGTCGCCGCGCTCGCGCCCTTCGGCCGGCTCGTCTTCTACGGCATGGCGGGGCGGGAACAGCCCAAGCCGGTCGAGCTGCGCAACCTGCTCGGCCACAGCAGCACGGTCGCCGGCATGTGGCTGCCGCACGTGTTCCGGCTGCCCGGCAACCTCTACGCCAGGGCGCTGACCGACCTGTTCGACCTCGCCCGGAGCGGCGCGATCCGCGTCGTCGCCGGTGGCGAGTACCCGCTGTCCGATGCTCGCGGGGCGCACGAGGCCCTGCGCTCGCGCGGCACGGTCGGCAAGCTCCTGCTCGACCCGACCGCCTGA
- a CDS encoding M23 family metallopeptidase produces MTTPPRRTFLGRTFLRHRARRRPGLDGPGARARSAVHRVPALVLTALLAAALVLLGTAPPAGALRTGPDVGVRADVDAPPGTGYVPPVAGVDPPAGVEHVFDPPEELWGAGHRGVDLAAAAGASVVSPGPGVVTFAGQVARRGVLVVTHPGGLRSSLEPVAASVPVGAAVAAGTPVGVVESPPGDGAAPGHCAPRSCVHWGVRRGERYIDPLSLLDRPPIVLLPDR; encoded by the coding sequence ATGACGACTCCTCCTCGCCGCACCTTCCTGGGCCGCACCTTCCTTCGCCACCGTGCTCGCCGCCGCCCGGGGCTCGACGGACCGGGCGCTCGTGCCCGCTCCGCGGTCCACCGGGTCCCGGCCCTCGTCCTGACGGCGCTGCTCGCGGCCGCCCTGGTGCTGCTCGGGACCGCGCCGCCCGCGGGCGCGCTGCGCACCGGGCCCGACGTCGGGGTCCGGGCCGATGTGGACGCCCCGCCCGGGACCGGCTACGTGCCGCCGGTCGCGGGTGTGGACCCGCCGGCCGGCGTGGAGCACGTGTTCGACCCGCCCGAGGAGCTGTGGGGCGCGGGGCACCGGGGCGTCGACCTGGCTGCCGCCGCGGGGGCCTCCGTGGTGTCCCCCGGTCCCGGCGTGGTGACCTTCGCCGGGCAGGTCGCGCGGCGCGGCGTCCTGGTGGTCACCCACCCGGGCGGTCTGCGCTCCAGCCTGGAGCCGGTCGCCGCGTCCGTGCCGGTCGGGGCCGCCGTCGCCGCGGGAACCCCGGTCGGCGTCGTGGAAAGCCCTCCGGGCGACGGCGCGGCGCCGGGCCACTGCGCGCCACGGTCCTGCGTGCACTGGGGCGTGCGGCGCGGCGAGCGCTACATCGACCCGCTGTCGCTGCTCGACCGGCCGCCGATCGTCCTGCTGCCGGACCGGTGA
- a CDS encoding YraN family protein, protein MAKKDGVGRYGERVALRHVEARGWQVLDTNWRGTEGELDIVALDGDVLVVVEVKTRSGLGYGHPAEAVTPRKLTRIKRLTGQWLTVFRERLAADRLAAAGLPEAGWLPEAARLPGEAGPASAVPVLPDVRTWFGAIRVDVVAVTLQRQGPAVVEHLESVS, encoded by the coding sequence ATGGCGAAGAAGGACGGTGTGGGCCGGTACGGCGAGCGGGTCGCCCTGCGGCACGTGGAGGCACGTGGCTGGCAGGTGCTCGACACCAACTGGCGTGGCACGGAGGGCGAGCTCGACATCGTCGCGCTCGACGGCGACGTGCTCGTGGTGGTCGAGGTCAAGACCCGGTCGGGCCTGGGGTACGGGCATCCGGCGGAGGCGGTGACGCCGCGCAAGCTGACGCGGATCAAACGGCTGACGGGGCAGTGGCTCACGGTCTTCCGGGAACGGCTTGCCGCCGACCGCCTCGCGGCGGCCGGGCTGCCTGAGGCCGGGTGGTTGCCGGAGGCGGCCCGGCTGCCGGGGGAGGCAGGGCCGGCGAGCGCGGTGCCGGTGCTGCCGGACGTGCGCACCTGGTTCGGCGCCATCCGCGTCGACGTGGTGGCGGTGACCCTGCAGCGGCAGGGGCCCGCCGTCGTCGAGCACCTCGAGTCGGTGTCCTGA
- a CDS encoding YifB family Mg chelatase-like AAA ATPase yields the protein MGIATTRAMSLVGMQGHVVEVQAHLAASVPGFTLVGLPDAALSESRDRVRAAVSSTGLPWPVKKITVNLSPASLRKQGSAYDLAIAVAILAGTDGPTSPGMRTTGLDQVVHLGELGLDGRIQPVRGVLPIVAAAVDAGFPDVVVAAGDADEARLVPGARVVGAASLAEVVALHGGPPDLVREVVAVRPARSALAARLPGDLADVVGQERPRAALEVAAAGGHHLLLVGPPGAGKTMLASRLPGILPDLTDREAVEVTAVHSVAGTFDPGGGLIRRPPYEDPHHTATQAAVVGGGSGIPRPGAVSRAHRGILFLDEAPEFGARVLETLRQPLEQGELVIHRSGGAARYPARFQLVMAANPCPCGLAIGKGLECSCSPTLRRRYFARLSGPLLDRVDVQVEVQPVGRVERMEGTSEPTSAVAARVLAARQAARARLVDTPWSTNAEMPGRFLRDLLRPHPGLLAPIERAMTDGKLSLRGVDRVLRIAWTIADLAGRAAPTVTDVGNALLLRTGGDHG from the coding sequence ATGGGGATCGCGACGACCCGGGCGATGTCGCTCGTCGGCATGCAGGGGCACGTGGTGGAGGTCCAGGCGCACCTCGCGGCGTCGGTCCCGGGGTTCACGCTCGTGGGGCTGCCCGACGCGGCGCTGAGCGAGTCCCGTGACCGGGTGCGCGCCGCGGTCTCCTCGACGGGCCTGCCGTGGCCGGTCAAGAAGATCACCGTGAACCTGTCGCCTGCCTCCTTGCGCAAGCAGGGCAGCGCCTACGACCTGGCGATCGCGGTGGCGATCCTCGCCGGCACCGACGGGCCGACGTCCCCGGGGATGCGCACCACGGGCCTGGACCAGGTGGTGCACCTGGGCGAGCTCGGTCTCGACGGGCGCATCCAGCCGGTCCGTGGCGTGCTGCCCATCGTCGCGGCGGCCGTGGACGCGGGGTTCCCGGACGTCGTGGTGGCGGCGGGCGACGCCGACGAGGCACGTCTGGTGCCGGGCGCCCGGGTCGTGGGCGCCGCGAGCCTGGCCGAGGTGGTCGCGCTGCACGGCGGCCCGCCCGACCTGGTCCGGGAGGTGGTGGCGGTGCGGCCCGCCCGCTCCGCCCTGGCCGCGCGGCTGCCGGGCGACCTGGCCGACGTCGTCGGGCAGGAGCGGCCGCGCGCGGCCCTGGAGGTCGCGGCCGCCGGGGGACACCACCTGCTGCTCGTCGGGCCGCCGGGTGCGGGCAAGACGATGCTGGCCTCCCGGCTGCCCGGCATCCTGCCCGACCTCACCGACCGCGAGGCCGTCGAGGTCACGGCCGTGCACTCCGTGGCCGGCACGTTCGACCCGGGCGGGGGACTGATCCGCCGTCCGCCGTACGAGGACCCGCACCACACGGCGACCCAGGCCGCCGTGGTGGGCGGCGGCTCCGGCATCCCGCGCCCGGGCGCGGTGTCGCGGGCGCACCGCGGTATTCTCTTCCTGGACGAGGCCCCGGAGTTCGGCGCCCGGGTGCTGGAGACGCTGCGGCAGCCGCTGGAGCAGGGCGAGCTGGTGATCCACCGGTCGGGCGGCGCGGCGCGCTACCCGGCCAGGTTCCAGCTCGTCATGGCGGCCAACCCGTGCCCCTGCGGGCTCGCGATCGGCAAGGGGCTGGAGTGCTCGTGCTCGCCCACGCTGCGGCGCCGGTACTTCGCGCGGCTCTCCGGGCCTCTGCTGGACCGGGTGGACGTGCAGGTGGAGGTCCAGCCGGTCGGCCGGGTCGAGCGCATGGAGGGCACGTCGGAGCCGACGTCGGCCGTGGCGGCGCGCGTCCTCGCCGCCCGGCAGGCCGCTCGCGCGCGGCTCGTGGACACGCCCTGGTCCACCAACGCGGAGATGCCGGGGCGGTTCCTGCGGGACCTGCTGCGGCCGCATCCTGGCCTGCTCGCGCCGATCGAGCGGGCGATGACCGACGGGAAGCTCAGCCTGCGAGGCGTGGACCGGGTGCTGCGGATCGCCTGGACCATCGCGGACCTCGCCGGACGCGCCGCGCCCACGGTGACCGACGTCGGGAACGCGCTGCTGCTGCGCACGGGAGGCGACCATGGCTGA